One window of the Benincasa hispida cultivar B227 chromosome 3, ASM972705v1, whole genome shotgun sequence genome contains the following:
- the LOC120073472 gene encoding cytochrome P450 81E8-like, with protein MDLDTSFLYSSLPLFFLLLTFILIRRSLQVRNNLPPSPPSLPIIGHLHLLKKPLHRSFQSLSAKYGPVMTLRLGSKLAVVISSSAVVEECFTKNDVVLANRPCFLIGKYIGYNYTTMIVAPYGDHWRNLHRIGAIEIFSSSRINKFVDIRKDEVKGLVRKLLHNSIDRFSKVEIQSAMSELTFNISMRMAAGKRYCGKDVTNEEEAKRFRELIKELVAIGGVSNPGDFLPILNWIPNGFERQLVQLGKKVDAFLQGLIDDHRRKKEEGRNTMIDHLFSLQESEPDNYNDQIIKGFIMVLLTAGSDTSAVTMEWALSHLLNNPQVLKKAKDEIDSQIGQEQLVKESDISKLPYLQRIISETLRLNPAAPMLVPHYAANDCTICGYNVPCDTIVLVNAWAIHRDSNEWEDPISFEPERYQKSEAMEVHKLLPFGVGRRACSRSAMAHRVMALTLATLIQCFDLEKVREEGIDTKERVVYLYVLA; from the exons ATGGATTTAGACACTTCCTTCCTCTACTCTTCCCtccctcttttctttcttcttcttacttTCATCCTCATTCGTCGATCTCTTCAAGTTCGCAATAACTTACCTCCAAGTCCGCCTTCTCTTCCGATCATCGGTCATCTCCATCTCTTGAAAAAGCCACTCCATCGAAGTTTCCAAAGCCTTTCGGCCAAATATGGCCCTGTTATGACTCTCCGCCTCGGATCTAAGCTCGCCGTCGTTATATCCTCGTCGGCGGTGGTGGAGGAATGCTTCACTAAAAACGATGTCGTTCTCGCCAACCGTCCTTGTTTCCTCATTGGAAAATACATCGGCTATAACTATACTACCATGATTGTCGCTCCGTACGGCGACCACTGGCGGAACCTCCACCGAATTGGTGCCATTGAAATCTTCTCTTCATCTCGAATCAACAAATTCGTCGATATCCGGAAGGATGAAGTGAAGGGATTAGTACGAAAACTATTGCACAATTCGATCGATCGATTTTCGAAAGTTGAAATTCAATCGGCAATGTCAGAGCTGACGTTCAACATCTCGATGAGAATGGCGGCCGGGAAGAGGTATTGTGGCAAGGACGTAACGAACGAGGAAGAGGCGAAGAGGTTCAGGGAGTTGATTAAAGAGCTTGTGGCGATAGGAGGAGTATCAAATCCAGGGGATTTCTTACCCATATTGAATTGGATCCCGAACGGTTTTGAGAGGCAATTGGTTCAATTGGGGAAGAAAGTGGATGCGTTCTTGCAGGGGCTAATTGATGATCATCgcaggaagaaggaagaaggaaggAACACGATGATTGATCACTTGTTTTCTCTGCAAGAATCGGAACCCGATAACTATAACGATCAAATAATCAAAGGATTTATAATG GTATTATTGACTGCCGGGTCTGACACATCAGCTGTGACAATGGAATGGGCCTTGTCTCATCTACTAAACAATCCCCAAGTGTTAAAGAAGGCAAAAGACGAAATAGACAGTCAAATTGGACAAGAACAACTCGTGAAAGAATCAGACATTTCGAAACTACCTTATCTTCAAAGAATCATCTCTGAGACTCTTCGATTGAATCCTGCAGCACCCATGTTAGTTCCCCACTATGCAGCCAATGACTGCACAATATGTGGATACAATGTGCCATGCGACACAATAGTACTAGTCAATGCATGGGCCATACATAGGGATTCAAACGAATGGGAGGATCCCATAAGTTTCGAACCAGAGCGATACCAAAAGTCAGAAGCCATGGAGGTACACAAGTTGTTGCCTTTTGGAGTGGGGAGGCGAGCCTGTTCTAGGTCTGCCATGGCGCATAGAGTGATGGCTCTAACTTTGGCAACTCTGATTCAATGCTTCGACTTGGAGAAGGTTCGAGAAGAAGGCATCGATACGAAGGAACGAGTTGTATATCTCTACGTACttgcttaa